The proteins below come from a single Carassius carassius chromosome 11, fCarCar2.1, whole genome shotgun sequence genomic window:
- the LOC132152854 gene encoding gamma-crystallin M2-like: MTIGKIIFYEDRNFQGGYHECISDCADLHPYFTKCNSIRVENGCFMVYEHPNYKGQQYFLRKGEYSDCQHMIGFSNCMRSCRMIPMYTGSYRMRLYDKADMGGQMLELTEDCPNITDRFHTSDIHSCHVMDGHWLLYEQPNYRGRMYYLGPGEYRKYSDWGGTAPRIGSLRRTTTFN, translated from the exons ATGACTATCGGAAAG ATAATCTTCTATGAGGACAGGAACTTTCAGGGCGGCTATCATGAGTGCATCAGTGATTGTGCAGACCTGCACCCCTATTTTACCAAATGCAATTCCATCAGGGTAGAGAATGGGTGCTTCATGGTGTATGAGCACCCAAATTATAAGGGACAGCAGTACTTCCTGAGGAAGGGCGAATATTCTGACTGTCAGCATATGATTGGGTTCAGTAACTGTATGAGATCATGCCGTATGATCCCCATG TATACCGGTAGCTACAGAATGAGACTATATGATAAGGCTGATATGGGAGGTCAGATGCTAGAACTCACAGAAGACTGCCCTAACATCACGGACCGCTTCCATACATCTGACATTCACTCCTGTCATGTGATGGATGGTCACTGGCTTCTATATGAGCAGCCCAACTACAGGGGACGAATGTACTACCTCGGACCAGGTGAATACAGGAAGTACAGTGACTGGGGAGGAACGGCCCCAAGAATTGGGTCCCTCAGGAGAACAACCACTTTCAACTAG
- the LOC132152595 gene encoding gamma-crystallin M2-like: MGKFPIVFYEDKHFQGRNYECSNDCTDLHTCFSRCNSIRVESGCFMIYERPNYMGHQYFMKRGEYSDYKRWMGFSSSIRSCRLIPVYSGPYRLRIYEKADYGGHMMEFTDDCPCVSDHFHHRHVYSCNVMNGYWIFYEYPNYRGRQYFLKSGDYRRYRDWCASCAIVGSFRRVTDY, encoded by the exons ATGGGCAAG TTTCCGATTGTTTTTTACGAGGATAAACATTTTCAAGGTCGTAATTATGAGTGCAGCAATGACTGCACAGACCTGCACACTTGCTTCAGTCGCTGCAACTCCATCAGAGTAGAGAGTGGCTGTTTTATGATCTATGAACGTCCAAATTATATGGGCCACCAGTATTTTATGAAACGAGGCGAGTATTCTGACTACAAGAGATGGATGGGCTTCAGTAGCTCTATTCGATCCTGTCGCCTGATTCCAGTG TACAGTGGACCATACAGACTGAGGATCTATGAGAAGGCTGACTATGGAGGTCACATGATGGAATTCACAGATGATTGTCCCTGTGTGTCTGATCATTTCCACCATCGACATGTGTACTCCTGTAACGTGATGAATGGCTACTGGATCTTCTATGAATATCCCAACTACAGAGGGAGACAGTACTTCCTGAAATCTGGGGATTACAGGAGATACCGAGACTGGTGTGCTTCCTGTGCCATTGTGGGCTCCTTCAGACGAGTCACTGATTATTAG
- the LOC132152856 gene encoding gamma-crystallin M1-like, which yields MGKIIFYEDKNFQGRSYDCMSDCSDISSYLSRVGSIRVESGCFMVYERNSFMGNQFFLRRGEYHDMQRMMSMGMMFDTIRSCRMIPPYRGSYRMRIYERDNFGGQMYELMDDCDNIMERFRMSDCQSCHVMDGHWLMFEQPHYRGRMVYFRPGEYRSFRDMGYSNIRFMSMRRITDMC from the exons ATGGGCAAG ATCATCTTCTATGAGGACAAGAACTTCCAGGGGCGCAGCTATGATTGCATGAGCGACTGCTCTGATATATCCTCATACCTGAGCCGTGTTGGCTCCATCAGGGTGGAAAGCGGTTGTTTCATGGTCTATGAGCGCAACAGCTTCATGGGGAACCAGTTCTTTCTGAGGAGGGGCGAGTACCATGACATGCAACGCATGATGAGCATGGGCATGATGTTTGACACTATCAGATCCTGCCGCATGATTCCTCCA tacagggGATCCTACAGAATGAGGATCTACGAGAGGGACAACTTTGGAGGACAGATGTATGAGCTGATGGATGACTGTGACAACATCATGGAACGTTTCCGTATGTCTGACTGCCAGTCCTGCCATGTGATGGACGGTCACTGGCTCATGTTTGAGCAGCCCCACTACAGAGGGAGGATGGTCTACTTCAGACCTGGAGAGTACAGGAGCTTCAGAGATATGGGATACAGCAACATAAGATTCATGAGCATGAGGCGTATCA